The genomic interval ACTCTATATAAAGTACCAATACTCTAAAGATATATACTGTGCACTGTGTCTCCTATTATTCttagtttatttattatcttattctgtgttattgtatttttattctcttgttTTCTCCAACATGTATTTATTCTGTACATGCACTATTTTGGAGAAAGTCTGTGTAATACCTTGGTCTTTTAATAATTTGCTCCATGTgacttttgtatttttcatcaatatattgttttgtttagtttaaaataatatatatgtctCATAACTGTTCATAATAATGGCAGCTATAACTACTttaatcccccccaccccccgggaAGATTAGACCGATCCTATATCTAACCATGAAAATCTTTTGCTGTTATCAAACTGCTCCTGGCACTTTACGTGTGGGACGATGTACCagtaaggaaaaaaacatggctgcatgCCATCATAATTAATCCTCAAACTACTGCCTGAATTAGACTGATACTGGGGAAAGTGCCATAAATAGATACTTACATTATGCTATATTTTTCCGATTTTTCACCCCCAGTGTTTCCACATGCAGGTAAACAGGTGAAGAATCCACGTTCGCCAGATTATGCTCCGTCTGTGTTCACCACAGCTCCCTTATCCCCAGAGATGAAGGAGCCAGGTGCCTTGGAGATCCTGGACAAGCAGGAGGACCGCGTGGAGGCGGCCAACGCCTTGTTGTTCCTGCAGGGTCAGGGCAGCTCGGCGGTGGTCGAAAGGCTCCAGGAGGAGCGCCCcgaggagagggagcaggaagcCATCGTGGAGGAAAGTGGGTCCTCCTCCCTCAGCACTGacaatgaggatgatgatgaatcTGTGAGTGACAGTAAGAAAGGAAAGTTCGACGCAGCAGTGAACTTCGAAGACATCCTGAAAGCCCTGAAGAAGGAAAACCAGGCCCTCAGGGAGTCTGTGGAGAAAATGTCTCTGTCCGAGAATTTCTTGAGGAACGATGCAGAGAAGGTAAAGTTTTACACGGGTTTACCCAACTACTTTGTCTTAGAGACTGTAATGTGGCTGCTGGCTCCACACATGGACGGGATGAAGAACGTCCGACTCTCCAAgttccagcagctgctgctcacactgATGCGGCTCCGCCTGGACCTCCGCAACCAGGACCTGGCGTACCGCTTTGGCGTGAAAGTCGGCATAGTAACCAGAACAGTGCACCAGATGGTCAACATCATGTCCTCCACTCTGGTGCCAACAGCCGTCTTCTGGCCCTCCAGAGCCGAGCTCCGAAAGAACCTGCCGGCAGCTCTGCGCACCTCCCACCCTGACTGTGCTGTTATCATAGACTGTTTCACAGTGCCTTTTGAGGAGCCGGTTTCCCGGGGCaaccagcagcatcagcagcagaagAGGGCGGCGGCTACCTCTCAGGCAGCAGGGACAAGTCATAACGTGTTAAAGTACCTGATTGGTGTGGCTCCGCAAGGAGTCGTCACCTTTGTGTCCAGGGGTGTGCTGGGAAACGTCAGTGACAAGACCCTGGCGGAGGGCTGTGGGTTTCTCTGCAAACTGCTCCCAGGCGACATCGTGCTGGCGAGTCGCAATCTTGACATTGCAGATTCTGTGGCTGCACGAGGAGCCTTGTTTAAAATTGCTTGCAGCTACCAAGGAGAGACTTGTGGGAGCTCGGAGGCCTCACCGCCTGCAGATTCTTCCTCTGAGTTGCAGAGCGTGCCGAGGCATGTGGAGAGGGTTATCTCCATGGTGAAGCGGAGATACGCCATGCTCACCGGCCCCGTCGAGAGCCCCTTCACCACGGCCTCCGAGCGCACGTCCAACCTGTCAACCTTTGATAAGATTGTGCAAGTCGCTTGTGCCTTAAACAACCTGTgcatctctgctgctccactagAGTGATTTGTACATTCACACCTAGTGATCCTTACTGCTGGTCGGGCACTTACAATCCCTTTACTGCTTTGGACCTTATTTCATGTTCTCACACTACATCCCTGTGTCAATACTAAATGATAACTACAGAAAGTTAATTTACACTAATCCACTTTAATTCTTGCTTGGAGAGTGCGTGTGACTTGGGCAGGTTATACTTGGAAATGGGAGCTTCTCCCAAATCCAGAAACCACATTACTGAagcctttttcagacatgacctgctgGTGAAATCCGGAGAATTGGTTACAGGGTTTTAACcgcagttttcctttcacaacacagagggaggttttctgcacagatgcATTCACAACTGCATTAAATTCTCTGCATTATATAggcaagaggtggagcagccgggtccAGCAGACACAGGCAGGACATGTGTGTCACCGCTATTTCACAgaaagatatttgtttttttattgttgcgGCTGTCGCGCCGTCAAAGCATCATCATTTCTATGGACATGCTACTAGGAGGCCAGGTGGAGTGAGTCTTTTAAAAACTGACTTTTGTGTTCACACTTGCACCTCCTCCAGACAAAGTATGGAGGAACTGCGGAGCTCAgcgcatgtctgaaaacagcttaagatGTGATGCCATGGGGTTATGCAACTCAACTGACAAAGAATTGCAGACTTGCAAAGCAAGTTCTTTTTTTAGATGCTGAATTAGCCCTGTATGACTCAGATTCATATTTTATAGTAAACCTCAgccatttttaaatactttggTACAGTATATAAACTGCAGTGTGGGTGGTGCTGTCCTGTGCCATGCAAGCGTCTGCAAGTTCTTGTCCCTCTCAACAAACGCTACAGCAGCTGACTTCACTGAACAGGTTAGATTAAAAAGAATAGCATGCACAGAAGTGCAATTTCAGCTCCGATGCAGCTATAAGATGAACATTTCTGCGCCTTGTTTATCTTTTAAGGACACACGCGTTATGGTTAATTACGGTTGGGATGAAATactgaaaatacacatttaaatttTTATACCATAATCTGGCATATTCACATGCTTGTTAGCTAGAGTTTTAGCACAAGAATACACTCACCATGGGATGATAAGTCTTGTGTTGATGATGTGCTGGACTTATACACTGTGTCACATAGAGTCTCATAGAGCGGGACAAACTCACAGGCAAGCGCTTGTGCACTGAGACTAAGATCCATTCTTTTACATGCTTCTGCAATTCTCCACAGTCACACAGCGTCAAATTAGCATTACAAGTAATTGGAGCAAATAGGGTTATGAAAGGAAAGATTTCCCGAAGGCGACCAGTTCGTTCTGGGATGAGACAGCGCAAGTGTTGTTGATGAGGCTGTTCGGCTGAGCGCGGCGGCCTCGGAACTCTGAAAATGTACGTTTTAATTTGTGACCGATTAATTCTCATCATCTGCTTTGCTCATTGTGTTCGGCTCTAATCGATTGTAACCACTCTGAACCATGACTACATACCACTGAGAAGAGTACAAAGCTGGAGGCTGTTTTCAAGAATGGTTACCAGCCACTGGAAAGCtgtttttaaacagtttgtCTATCTTGGTTCCTATATGGGCTTTCATGTCCTCATTTGaactgaaaaatattttttggatTTAGAGAAGAAAATAACTTCAGTGTAACCTGTGTGAGGAAACCATGTCGCTTGAAACGTGTCTTCTGTTGTCCTGCGGTGCCGCTGCCTTAGTTTGTTTAGCCGCTGTTATAAATCAGCCTTCTCTACATATGCTTTAGACTGTTCTTCTGCTTTGGTTCCGAAGCTAAATGTGCGTAAACACTCAGCACTGAACCATAAATCATCCTTGATTCCCGCTCAGTCAGATCTGTGTGTGCACACTGCACAGTGATAATTGCCCAATTTCTATTTGGAGGTACGTTACTCCTCCTTGTACCCTTTAATATGTACAAACACCAAATGATGTCAAATGGATGGAATGTACATTTCAACAGTGATCCTTGTGCTTGGCTCAGCGCCTCTATTTAATCAGAGAAGGTTTTTCACACATTGAGAAGCTTGATccagagaaaaagacaaaacctTGTCAGTTCTGGTGCACGGCTTTAGAAGATGTCCGGTTCATAGGCATGTTGTGGTACCCCAAAGTGGATTGTGCCTTCTGTTCTCAGGCCCCTGCatattcttgtatgtgactggttgtgtttttcatgtgttCAGTTTCCAATCCTTGAGGTTCCACATCAAACTGAAACTCATTTTTTTCCAGCTGTGATGTCTTTTATTACTTTCAACAcgaaggttgtgttttcacccctgtatttgtttttaagcaaCATAATAACAAACAACTGAAGGGATTTCCCTTAACCTTGATGGAAGAacaacattttggtgcagatcacggaatgttttttctctgtctctaacACTGAGATAGACATTCTCATTCAGAAAACAATTAATGCATCTTGACGAAAATAAATCCAACGTATTTAAGGGACTAAAATCTATGGCTGTGTGAAGCTTGGCTGGTGAAACTTGCTTGAATTGAATAGTCTTGGCGGAgttatgcgctctactgagggTCGTCCCTGCTTACGTTAAGTCTTCCATTTACTctaaagaaaagcaaaaaattaaatcaattagCAATCCTTAAAATTGAAAAGTTAATATTTCTTTTAATAAATCTGCTTTACGGACTATAAGAAATGCTTCCTCTCAAAGACAAATCTTTGACTCACCACAATTTAATGTGCAAACTTGAATGCTTGTTGGTTAAAAGATACAGGAGAGTTGCTGCTACAGTTAGAGGAATAGTTTTGAAATTGGTATTAAGTCATAGATATAGGGACTGTGCTGTCTTTTTTCCATGGAGTTTCTTGTATTTATTACTGTTGCCACCTCTGAAAGCATCTTGTCGAGGGTTGGCATCAGGGAACACCAGTGTTAAAAGGGAAATCTGTTATTTTTCCACCTCAGCGCCCAGTCTATTAAAAGAAGGGTTGTGTGTAAATGCATGGTACTCCCAAGGGCTTAAGAAATCGGTCCAGTAGTTCGCTTCAAACAGCAGTTGCAGCAACGACAGCATTTTTTATCATATGGGACAACGAAATATCCTCTATAAGTTCATGTGTTCATCAATACAGACCCAGGGTAGAAAAATGTATTGACCAAAAAAAATCACTCTACTTATtccaaaacattttatataattataaaaatatggAACCAGATTGAAAAATACCAGAATTATCCTCTAGGAAAAGTTAATAATACCTTTCATAAACATGATGTTGGTTGAATTTCTTTTAGCTGGAAGAGCAgatgtccttttttttccttGCATTTTATAGCAAATAGCTATTTGACTCCTAAAATGAACAAAACCTATTAGTTGAAATGTGTTCAATGACAAACTGGTTGATGTCTTATGTTTTTTAAGTTGTcattgtaaatggtaaatggtttttctatttatatagtgcttttctagtctcgaTGACTCAATACGCTTtccagtacagttttacattcacccattcacacacccattcatacagtgcatctattcacagcactttgttattctatggagggccattcagggttcagcattttgcccaaggacacttcggcatgcagatgggtcagactggggatcgaactgccgactttcaggttggaggacgaccactctacccctcatcTACAGCCGTCCCGGTGTTGTGGAGTATTGTGCATCGCCACAACACCTCTACTTACTCACCTCTAGTTACTGTTTACCTTCATTGTTATGGGTGCATGAGCTTTCTTGTTTAATGTCTCCACCCTTTCTTCATTTGTTCCTCAGTGACTGATTCAAATAAAGTTTTGGGAAATGCAGGATGAGTCTTTTttcctccactgtgtgtgtgtgatttcagtTTTGTGGTGCATGTGCTCTCCCTTCTCTGGTCCTCATATTTGATTTATGATAACAGAGTATAGATCTTTATTTGCCTTCGCAATGATTCATGATCTTTGGCTCATTAGTATAGATTCCTCCCAAAGCCAGAGAGGATTGACTGAGTAATGTACTgaacttttttttcatttatcaaaGACAGAAATGCTCTTGAGGAAGCTCCGCCTAGAATATCTGCGGTCAGAGTGGAGGAAAAAGCAGGAGCTCCCACTCTGGTTAATATTTCAGCCCCTGGGAAGATGCCATACTCTGGTTTTTCCAATTTCTTGCAAACTATCATTTGAAATAGATTTACACTAAAATGTTCCTGCGTTAGAAGTATGAGGGTTCAGGATTTTTTAACTTAATAGGGCATTACATGATAGGCCATCATGTAATGATGGAAAAAGTCAAAATTATAATATAGTAAAAATTGTAATATTTGGAGAAAGTTGTAATATAACGAGAATATATCAGAATCAAGAGGGGGGGTCACTAGATTAGGAAAATACAATTGTAATGTAAGAAAACCtcataatacaataataaagtcGGAATGTAATGTGAGTAAAGTTTTAAtattcatttttgggtgaactatccctttaaggtgaATATTGATAATTCTATTATGGAGAAATTCAAATGTTAATTAATAAAGGTAAACATGGTGTAAAAGCCAAAAATCTAAAGTGCAGGAagttaagagagagagaaaaaaaggatggaacacaggaacacacagctGGAGCACATCCTGTCTCTCGCGGACGATCTTTGGCTCCGCGCTGACGTGCGTCGGTGCGTCACGTGACCTGAGGAATGTTAACAATGCAGCGAGTGTCCAACTTTGTGCTGATTTCTGAGAGTGTGGAGAAAATGGAGGCTGCTTTCATCACATCCACTCAGCCCGTCCGCCTCCACTGATTCCCCCCGCGGCCCGCTGTCGGCTCCTCGCTCCGGGGACACGgaacttttttttcctggtgGGTTTTAAACGGCGGTCGGACTGCGGGGTGTCGCTCCACGGACCTGGAGACATcgaggcttcttcttcttctcacatGGTGAGTGTGCTGGAGGGGAGTGGTGCTGGGGCTTTATCTGCACGACTCGGTGACTGTGCTGGAGGAAAAAAGCTCCTCCGAGTCGAGCTGAAGTTCACAGGAAAAGTTGAGCGTGTGTTCTGGTTGTTTGTTCagggtaagggggggggggggggggggggtctctgctgtggccccctctctctgtgtcgaAGGCCACAGGACGCTCTAACAGGGATTTCCTCTCATGTCCAAGGCCCCTTCAGCACAAACTACACAGACACCATTTTGTAACGGTTCTAAAGCCCTGGCCCAGATGTTGAATAGAGCTAATAAACacgagaagaaacagaaaaagtacGATCTCCTGCTGAAAAGTTGTTTGAGATATGTTGAGGTTCTTGCATGTGGCCCCCAGGTTCAGGGCCCATGCAAAGAGCTGGGAAGGATTtcagtgtttctgtcttttaaaaAGTGTGAAATGCAATGGTTTGTGTGCAATCCTTGTATATATTagtttttatctcatttataTTTCTGTATGGCTTTTATATTCCTTACACTTATTACTTACTGATGCCCATTTTTTACTCTTGCTGCTGTGATATTGCAAATTTCTCCATGAGGGACTAATGaaggattattttatgttatcTCAAAAATTATGGTGCAGTTATTCTGAAATTGCCAAATgtttgcatgggaccattttaaGTAGGTAATATATACCAGGAGCGACGCTGttattcaggtgtgtgtgtgtgtgtgtgtgtgtctgtcagaacATCCTGTGGTAATTTCAGTGTTTGATTTGAACTTTCTCTCTGTATCTTTTTGATGTGCGTTGGGAAAAAGTCTTCAAATTATCCCGCATTCTATTGGGAACGTTCTTTACTTTATTCTTGTGGCCCCTAAAAAACATTATTCCCCAGCGATCATTTCAAGTACTTGCATGGTCCCCCATTTTTAGGGCCATCAACAGGGATCCAGGGGTTATCCCATTTTATATGTGAGCTTGTACGTGATTATTTCAGTCTTTTAGATAAACTtatgctgtgtctgtgtgacacatgttttaaaaggttttaatcCTGAAACAATTGGATCGTgttatatttatcattattatatgcGTGGGTGACTCTGGTGGCTTGAAAAACATCAACGTTATCATTTGAAGTAATATAATTTATGCTAAAACTGCCACGTTTTTCAGGTGTTAACATTTTATGGCCCGATAAGTTGATAGCAAAGGTGATTAGGAGCTATCCCAGTGttttaggaccttttccagcaaAAACACTCatcttgtcaggaccagtggacCTCATGGGCACCAACTCTtggtcctaatgaggcaaaacataatttctgagctcctggttaaggtcagaggtcagatgtgAATGGTGGtcaggttaaggttagagtcaattggttaaggttagggataagtgtgtgtgttctctgtgacatgtgtttttaaaatgtcaacaatTGAAACCGCAAGGTATTGGATCATGTTCTATCTATCATCATAACATGCTGGGGGACATTTTCTGAGTCTGGAGGCATAAAAGGGGTTGATCATGCAGATGTACGAGAGAGCCATCATACAATCATCATAAATCATGAGGTTTAACACATAAATGGTTTAATGTTCAACCTCAGAGCTGTTTAACATGTTATTTGTCCTTATCATGAAGGAGAAttcaaaaccacaaccttcctTCAGGAGCTAAAGTCAGTATTTATACTTAACGGAAATGATGGTGACACATTAATCCTGATTATGATCAGTATTAGCTGATAGGATACGGGCCTTCTGATAACCCTCTGGTCATATCACTGAGCTGTATGCAGAATTTATCATTGGATGTGCTATTTTCACTCAACTCCTGCATAGTTTGGCACTGATGCAACCATGTGCGCCTTTCAGGTGTCCTGCTAATACTACGACGTTTGAACACTCTCTCCTTCTGCCTGACACACATGCTCGACTCCTCTGATTGCTGAGCAGCAGGCCTGAATTATGCAAAGTAGATAATAGCACCCAAGACACTTGCCAGTTTATTTCCCATGGGTGAAAagtcactttttctttttgtaacaaTAAGGCCTATTATACTGAGGTTGTGCTGGTGGTGCAACAGTGCGTCATCAGGTATTGAGCCGCAGCTGGATCTAATTCTGTCAGGCGGTGCAGAGGCATCTGTCAGGGAAGAATCGCAGGGATGACTGCGGTGAGAAATCACCCACTGGATTACAAACGGAGCAGATGCTGGCAGATGTTGGCCGTGGCCATTTTAAGGTGTGGGATTTTATTGTGTATCAGCAGTCAGCCAGATCCCAGCTCTGCAACAAAACATAGCTACAAACTGGGTGTAAAAAGATAATGGGAATAGCTGAAGTTGAAATCTGGGAACAAGATGATGTAAACTCTGGCTGAGGCCGAGGCTTGGGTTGATTtttcatgcgtgtgtgtgtgttgttgaagaTTGATGAACTCTGTGGGTGTGTAGAAGTATGCAGAAGGGATGTTTCAGACGTCGAAGTTTAATTTCTCTTCACTTGAGCTCGGATTGCAGGGTTTTCTACAatcctgttttttaaataatctagTGACACATAAGGAATCACTGTTTGCAATTCATACAGTGTAGAAAAATCTGTCACACCACTAGCAGCAGTGCTAAAATAATCTTCCCAGGGGGGTTTACACACCACTGCATCTTTCTGCTTTGCAGTGACAGTCATCTCTCTCTATCAACTTCAGACAACTtagcttaaaggttcagtgtataaGATTTGGTTGAAAgtgatctattggcagaaattgaatatataataagcctagtgatgttttcactagtgtgtttcaccCAAATTTTACGAATTGTTTGAATGGGCCTTttagatttaaatactttatatttacgtcgggagcgggtcctctccacggaggccgccatgttttttacagtagcccgaactggaaaaacataaaacctttttgagtttttatgacaactgcaGGATACCAAGGTTCTCTTTCAAGTTTAGAAGGGGAGAGTGGTTGAGGTgtcttcagctgcaacatcaCCACTATatgtgaaacatttttacacagtGAAGCTTTAAGATGGATTAGTTTACCTCTACCAGATTAAATTTTTACATcctaatttttttatatatatgtatagttTGTTGTTtccatttctgttttcttttcaaggTCATGCTTTTTATGTGAGGCTCTTTATAACTTTGGATTTGAAAGGTTCTATATAGATAATGATTTACTCCTCTTTGCTGTCTTTTCAAACCTGTAGACTTCAGTTGacttttaaattgttatttttcctctgtGTACATATTTTCATAGAATCATCCAGATTCTCAAATCTATAACACAGGTAAGATTTCATCtgagctgcagactgtcagaaagcgtcaaatttgaatctgtgaaCTCGTGTTTTATATACTCATATTCATTTTCTGATAAATTATTCAGGTTGTACTCAAACATCCTCCTACGACTTATTTCCAGACAGCAATCATCCATAGATCCTTATTTTTCCttaagtttatttttgtcaGCATAGTCTGTCCCATGATTCATTGATGGTATGAGTCTACTTGTAGTTACTTGTGGAATGGCATGCTCGTaggcagggccgggtctaggcaggggcaagagggagcctggccccctcaaataaatgttgtgccccctcaaactaaatagggttagggttaggcacaatgccccctcaagatttgtggctgccccctcatacatgcctgtctagacccggccctgctcgTAGGTCAGACATGGCGCCTGAAGCATTGCAGGAATGGAGGCAAGAGATCCCAGAGATGGGGCATCATTTATGCAGCTTGTCCCCGCCCTTCTCCGTCACCCacaaatttaaaaacacaaacatgttttcgTCTGTACAGAGTTTTATCTGTGCAAACAGGGAGAGCTGTGACATTCTGAGAAATGTCCCAAAGGGATGAAaatgggtggggtggggggtagGGGGGGAGTTCAGCAGTTCTCTGGTGGGATCCCAGTGATCTTCTGCACGGATAAAACATTTCTTAATATCTATGATAcagaatataaatgtatttaaatcacataaaatcatcaaattcattttcatttcaattagCTATTTTCCACTCTGTCACTGAACAAAAGCAAAATCTTCATGTGGtggtttttcatttatttctgagCAGTGTTTCAATTTGGTATCTGAGAACTCATTTAGTCAGATGGTCTGTTGCACAAATACTACAATATCTATTCTCCTCAGCGGCTGTTGCTATGAGGAAGTCGATCAGATGTTTGAATTAAAGGTGCAGCAAGTCTTAAACACTTAATTGTTATAGTATGGAGTTGAAACAGGATTTAGCTTCTGCTTTGTGTCTACagttttaaattgtgtttaccTCCAGACGTctgtatttacaaaataattt from Pleuronectes platessa chromosome 14, fPlePla1.1, whole genome shotgun sequence carries:
- the LOC128456365 gene encoding uncharacterized protein LOC128456365 isoform X1, with the translated sequence MVHTCVVTGCRNRRTPGTGLSFYRFPRDPDRKQRWIEAVNREGWIPNDGSRLCSIHFISVFPHAGKQVKNPRSPDYAPSVFTTAPLSPEMKEPGALEILDKQEDRVEAANALLFLQGQGSSAVVERLQEERPEEREQEAIVEESGSSSLSTDNEDDDESVSDSKKGKFDAAVNFEDILKALKKENQALRESVEKMSLSENFLRNDAEKVKFYTGLPNYFVLETVMWLLAPHMDGMKNVRLSKFQQLLLTLMRLRLDLRNQDLAYRFGVKVGIVTRTVHQMVNIMSSTLVPTAVFWPSRAELRKNLPAALRTSHPDCAVIIDCFTVPFEEPVSRGNQQHQQQKRAAATSQAAGTSHNVLKYLIGVAPQGVVTFVSRGVLGNVSDKTLAEGCGFLCKLLPGDIVLASRNLDIADSVAARGALFKIACSYQGETCGSSEASPPADSSSELQSVPRHVERVISMVKRRYAMLTGPVESPFTTASERTSNLSTFDKIVQVACALNNLCISAAPLE
- the LOC128456365 gene encoding uncharacterized protein LOC128456365 isoform X2, coding for MVHTCVVTGCRNRRTPGTGLSFYRFPRDPDRKQRWIEAVNREGWIPNDGSRLCSIHFISGKQVKNPRSPDYAPSVFTTAPLSPEMKEPGALEILDKQEDRVEAANALLFLQGQGSSAVVERLQEERPEEREQEAIVEESGSSSLSTDNEDDDESVSDSKKGKFDAAVNFEDILKALKKENQALRESVEKMSLSENFLRNDAEKVKFYTGLPNYFVLETVMWLLAPHMDGMKNVRLSKFQQLLLTLMRLRLDLRNQDLAYRFGVKVGIVTRTVHQMVNIMSSTLVPTAVFWPSRAELRKNLPAALRTSHPDCAVIIDCFTVPFEEPVSRGNQQHQQQKRAAATSQAAGTSHNVLKYLIGVAPQGVVTFVSRGVLGNVSDKTLAEGCGFLCKLLPGDIVLASRNLDIADSVAARGALFKIACSYQGETCGSSEASPPADSSSELQSVPRHVERVISMVKRRYAMLTGPVESPFTTASERTSNLSTFDKIVQVACALNNLCISAAPLE